One genomic window of Niveibacterium sp. SC-1 includes the following:
- the recC gene encoding exodeoxyribonuclease V subunit gamma: MPRTTGFVVLHGNRLEYLAELVTEWLAHDPLAPLEEEVFLVQSNGIAQWLKMRLADPERGGIFSGTRIELPAAFAWRAYRTALGDGLPAQSPYDKNSLVWRLMAQLPALGTDPDFAPLADYLAVGDGDELRRFQLAQVLADLFDGYQIHRADWLADWSQNRLWLRHPHAAPTPLATDERWQARLWQALRAAQPAQLRESSRADVHRRFLAAAQAGGAWTDRLPPRIVLFGLSTLPGQVLEVLAALAPHCRVLVALLNPCRHYWADILPGAEAFAAQSRLAPKPGLPGLADPAELHAQVNPLLAAWGRQARDFQRLLDAHDQSAGLAAAAAARIDFFQSPGEATLLTQLQHGILELEAPANPPRRRAAEDDSLCFHVAHSPMREVEVLHDRLLALFDPLRRPRWARDLDPREVVVMVPDIQRYAPLVQAVFGQRGGLAGEERTGLPYSIADRGLRGFDPLPVALEALLRLDASRLPLSEIRSLLNVPALRARFGLAEEDLPGLLAWITQANIHWGLDAAQRQELGFAADDARYTWRFGLRRMLLGYATGGDSVWENVAPLASVAGLAAAAVGPLCALIDALADTAEALRTPQPPARWSAFFGTLLRRFFLTREAQDQRTLDAMQRAAEDWAVRCAEARFEAEIGIAVAREAWLQGLDGGGLAQRFFGSGITFCTLMPMRAIPFRVVCLLGMNDGDFPRSDRPADFDLMARPGAARPGDRARRDDDRSMMLEALLSARSHLHLSWVGRSVVDDSELPPSVLVAQLRDTLAAGWRASQDDRALLDEITVMHPLQPFSPRSFASDAQHFSYAAHWLPTLDAAAPRADEALADTGEDGATQRISLRELERFLRCPAESFLERRLGVRLGTQLDADEDNEPFALDTLTDWQLKDRLTRAHLHGEDAEALVGHLRQSGELPPGRIGEATLEEIGTLSEDLARSWEAQAARSEPLAQTLATRLQAGPLLLEHLHENLRCDDEGLLSLDWSVSALLDKKKLRPDRLLRAWIAQLLLAAEGQAVRSVLISHDAHAMLPPIDPDAARAQLQGLLEAWQAGHRQPLPTALRTGLAQCGREKDVVAAYEGKHQQEGELQRRAALARCFPDFTALSTHQAAGKDFVAWSETLYAGLLEWAAGARFPADPLEAA; encoded by the coding sequence ATGCCCCGCACCACCGGCTTCGTCGTCCTGCACGGCAACCGACTCGAATACCTCGCCGAACTCGTCACCGAGTGGCTGGCGCACGATCCGCTCGCGCCCCTGGAGGAAGAGGTCTTCCTGGTGCAGAGCAATGGCATCGCGCAATGGCTGAAGATGCGGCTCGCCGATCCGGAGCGCGGCGGCATTTTCTCGGGCACGCGCATCGAGCTGCCGGCGGCCTTCGCCTGGCGGGCTTACCGCACAGCGCTCGGCGACGGTCTGCCGGCGCAATCGCCCTACGACAAGAACAGCCTCGTCTGGCGGCTGATGGCGCAGCTGCCGGCGCTGGGCACGGATCCGGACTTCGCGCCGCTGGCCGACTACCTGGCCGTCGGTGACGGCGACGAATTGCGTCGCTTCCAGCTCGCGCAGGTGCTGGCGGATCTCTTCGATGGCTACCAGATCCATCGCGCCGACTGGCTCGCCGACTGGAGCCAGAACCGCCTGTGGCTGCGCCATCCGCATGCGGCTCCGACGCCGCTGGCCACGGATGAACGCTGGCAGGCGCGTCTCTGGCAGGCCCTGCGCGCCGCGCAGCCGGCCCAACTGCGCGAGAGCAGCCGCGCCGACGTGCACCGGCGCTTCCTCGCCGCCGCGCAAGCGGGCGGCGCCTGGACCGATCGCCTGCCGCCGCGCATCGTGCTCTTCGGCCTTTCCACCCTGCCCGGGCAAGTGCTCGAAGTCCTCGCAGCGCTGGCCCCGCATTGCCGCGTGCTGGTCGCGCTGCTCAATCCCTGCCGTCACTACTGGGCCGACATCCTGCCCGGCGCCGAAGCCTTCGCCGCGCAAAGCCGCCTCGCCCCCAAGCCGGGTCTGCCCGGCCTCGCCGACCCCGCCGAGCTGCATGCCCAGGTCAATCCGCTGCTGGCCGCCTGGGGCCGCCAGGCGCGTGACTTCCAGCGCCTGCTCGACGCGCACGACCAGAGTGCCGGCCTCGCGGCCGCCGCCGCGGCACGCATCGACTTCTTCCAGAGCCCGGGCGAGGCGACGCTGCTCACCCAGTTGCAGCACGGCATCCTCGAACTCGAAGCGCCTGCGAACCCACCGCGGCGGCGCGCGGCGGAGGACGACTCGCTGTGCTTCCATGTCGCGCATTCGCCGATGCGCGAGGTCGAAGTGCTGCACGACCGTCTGCTCGCGCTCTTCGATCCGCTGCGACGCCCCCGCTGGGCGCGGGATCTCGATCCGCGCGAGGTGGTGGTCATGGTCCCGGACATCCAGCGCTATGCGCCCCTGGTGCAGGCGGTGTTCGGCCAGCGCGGCGGGCTCGCCGGCGAGGAGCGCACCGGCCTGCCCTACTCCATCGCCGACCGCGGCCTGCGCGGTTTCGATCCGCTGCCCGTGGCGCTCGAAGCCCTCCTGCGCCTGGACGCAAGCCGCCTGCCGCTCTCCGAGATCCGTTCGCTGCTCAACGTGCCAGCCCTGCGCGCGCGCTTCGGCCTCGCCGAGGAAGACCTGCCCGGCCTGCTGGCCTGGATCACGCAGGCCAACATCCATTGGGGCCTCGATGCCGCGCAGCGCCAAGAGCTGGGTTTTGCCGCCGACGACGCGCGCTACACCTGGCGCTTCGGCCTGCGGCGGATGCTGCTGGGCTACGCAACCGGCGGCGACTCCGTGTGGGAAAACGTCGCCCCGCTGGCCAGCGTGGCCGGCCTCGCCGCGGCTGCGGTCGGACCGCTCTGCGCCTTGATCGACGCGCTCGCCGACACGGCCGAAGCCCTGCGCACACCGCAGCCGCCGGCGCGCTGGAGTGCCTTCTTCGGCACACTGCTGCGACGCTTCTTCCTCACCCGTGAAGCACAGGACCAACGGACGCTGGACGCGATGCAGCGCGCGGCCGAGGACTGGGCGGTGCGCTGCGCCGAGGCGCGTTTCGAAGCCGAGATCGGCATCGCGGTCGCGCGCGAAGCCTGGCTGCAGGGGCTGGACGGTGGCGGACTCGCGCAGCGCTTCTTTGGCAGCGGCATCACCTTCTGCACCCTGATGCCCATGCGCGCCATCCCCTTCCGCGTCGTCTGCCTGCTCGGCATGAACGACGGCGATTTTCCGCGCAGCGATCGACCCGCCGACTTCGACCTGATGGCGCGTCCCGGCGCCGCCCGGCCCGGCGACCGGGCCCGCCGTGACGATGACCGCAGCATGATGCTCGAAGCCCTGCTGTCGGCCCGCTCGCACCTGCATCTGAGCTGGGTCGGCCGCAGCGTGGTCGACGACAGCGAACTGCCGCCGTCGGTCCTGGTGGCGCAGCTGCGCGACACGCTGGCTGCGGGCTGGCGCGCCTCGCAGGACGATCGGGCGCTGCTCGACGAAATCACCGTGATGCATCCGCTGCAGCCCTTCTCGCCGCGCAGCTTCGCCAGCGATGCGCAGCACTTCAGCTATGCCGCGCACTGGCTGCCCACGCTCGACGCCGCCGCACCGCGTGCCGATGAAGCGCTGGCGGACACGGGCGAAGACGGCGCGACCCAGCGCATCAGCCTGCGCGAACTCGAACGCTTCCTGCGCTGCCCGGCCGAGAGCTTCCTCGAACGCCGCCTCGGTGTGCGCCTGGGCACCCAGCTCGACGCGGACGAGGACAACGAACCCTTCGCCCTGGACACGCTGACCGACTGGCAGCTCAAGGATCGCCTGACACGCGCCCACCTCCACGGCGAGGACGCGGAGGCGCTCGTCGGGCACCTGCGCCAGAGCGGCGAACTGCCGCCCGGTCGCATCGGCGAGGCCACGCTGGAGGAGATCGGGACGCTGAGCGAAGACCTCGCCCGCAGCTGGGAGGCACAGGCCGCGCGGTCGGAACCCCTGGCGCAGACGCTGGCCACCCGCCTGCAGGCCGGCCCCCTGCTGCTGGAACATCTGCACGAGAACCTGCGCTGCGACGACGAAGGCCTGCTCAGCCTGGACTGGTCCGTCTCCGCCCTGCTCGACAAGAAGAAGCTCCGCCCCGATCGCCTGTTGCGCGCCTGGATCGCCCAGCTGCTGCTCGCCGCCGAAGGCCAGGCCGTGCGCAGCGTCCTGATCAGCCACGACGCGCACGCAATGCTGCCGCCAATCGACCCGGACGCTGCGCGTGCGCAACTGCAAGGCTTGCTGGAAGCCTGGCAGGCCGGGCACCGGCAGCCCCTGCCCACGGCCTTGCGTACCGGACTCGCACAGTGTGGCCGTGAAAAGGATGTGGTCGCCGCCTACGAGGGCAAGCACCAGCAGGAAGGCGAGCTCCAGCGCCGCGCCGCGCTCGCACGCTGCTTCCCCGACTTCACGGCGCTGAGCACGCACCAGGCTGCCGGCAAGGATTTCGTCGCCTGGAGCGAAACGCTCTATGCCGGTCTGCTCGAATGGGCGGCAGGCGCAAGGTTTCCGGCCGATCCACTGGAGGCCGCATGA
- a CDS encoding HGGxSTG domain-containing protein: MTEDKRKRLKVFARRHAAVSTRWRERGYSYPPPVFPPIPADLAGMSCGAKTQAGTPCKLTAIYENGRCKWHGGPSTGPKTEAGKEQARINGRKGGRPRKTKAIDTEKS; the protein is encoded by the coding sequence ATGACCGAAGACAAACGCAAGCGCCTGAAGGTATTCGCGCGCCGCCACGCCGCTGTAAGCACCAGATGGCGCGAGCGCGGCTACAGCTATCCGCCACCCGTCTTCCCGCCGATCCCTGCCGATCTGGCAGGCATGTCATGCGGCGCGAAGACCCAGGCCGGCACCCCGTGCAAGCTGACGGCGATTTACGAGAATGGCCGTTGCAAGTGGCACGGCGGGCCTTCCACCGGACCGAAAACCGAAGCGGGCAAAGAGCAAGCCCGCATCAACGGGCGCAAGGGTGGGCGCCCACGGAAAACCAAAGCCATCGACACTGAGAAAAGTTGA
- a CDS encoding AAA family ATPase, with product MSAFDGIERGASVLDGFTRQDDGPQRSRLGALFSSGGTERPLAASAVVSLVCAADVQTEPVRWLWPGWIAAGKLAIIGGAPGCGKTTIAIALAAVVSRGGTFPDGVRCALPGNVLIWSGEDDPSDTLKPRLLAAGADVSRCHFIDCARDEDGPRPFDPARDMAGLDEAAQRLRDVRLLIADPIVSAVAGDSHKNAEVRRGLQPIVDFAIRHGCAVLGVTHFTKGTSGRDPVERITGSLAFAALARLVLVAAKERTGEDERRVFVRAKNNIGPDGGGFAYALDVAEIEADGGTVTSSRVTWGEPIEGEAREILAIAEADEDDERRTQTDEAEDFLRQILASGARQSKDIEREAKAAGIGTKPLRNARQRLGIKPKKASFSGGWIWSLPGCEVAQDAQVAPNSHTEKQGNIEAQGQLGGEDLEAEVIL from the coding sequence ATGAGTGCCTTTGACGGAATCGAGCGCGGCGCGTCCGTGCTGGATGGCTTCACGCGGCAGGACGACGGTCCCCAAAGAAGCAGGCTGGGGGCACTGTTCTCGTCGGGTGGTACTGAACGGCCGTTGGCTGCCAGTGCTGTCGTGTCGCTCGTTTGTGCTGCTGACGTGCAAACCGAGCCTGTCCGCTGGCTGTGGCCTGGATGGATCGCAGCGGGAAAGCTCGCCATCATCGGCGGCGCTCCGGGCTGCGGAAAGACGACGATTGCCATTGCGCTTGCGGCGGTGGTTTCCCGAGGCGGTACCTTTCCGGACGGGGTGCGTTGCGCGCTGCCCGGTAACGTCCTGATCTGGTCTGGCGAGGATGATCCATCGGACACGCTCAAGCCGCGTTTGCTGGCGGCGGGGGCTGATGTGTCGCGGTGCCATTTCATTGACTGCGCTCGGGACGAGGACGGCCCGCGCCCCTTCGATCCCGCGCGGGACATGGCCGGGCTGGATGAGGCCGCACAGCGGCTGCGTGACGTGCGATTGCTCATTGCTGACCCCATCGTGTCCGCTGTTGCGGGCGACAGCCACAAGAACGCGGAAGTCAGGCGAGGGCTGCAACCGATCGTTGATTTCGCGATCCGTCATGGCTGCGCGGTGCTCGGGGTGACGCATTTCACCAAGGGCACGAGCGGGCGCGATCCCGTGGAGCGCATTACGGGTTCTCTGGCTTTTGCGGCGCTTGCTCGCCTGGTGTTGGTGGCGGCCAAGGAACGCACCGGAGAGGACGAGCGCCGAGTGTTCGTGCGCGCCAAGAACAACATCGGTCCCGATGGTGGGGGCTTCGCCTATGCGCTGGACGTGGCTGAGATCGAGGCGGACGGCGGCACGGTGACGAGTTCACGCGTGACTTGGGGAGAACCCATCGAGGGCGAGGCCCGCGAGATTCTGGCGATAGCGGAGGCGGACGAGGATGACGAGCGCAGAACGCAAACCGACGAGGCGGAAGATTTCCTGCGGCAGATCCTTGCGAGCGGTGCACGGCAGTCAAAAGACATTGAGCGCGAGGCCAAGGCGGCTGGAATCGGAACAAAGCCGCTGAGAAATGCTCGCCAGCGCCTCGGCATCAAACCGAAGAAGGCGAGCTTTTCAGGTGGCTGGATTTGGTCGCTCCCGGGCTGCGAAGTTGCCCAAGATGCCCAAGTTGCCCCGAATTCGCATACAGAAAAACAGGGCAACATCGAAGCACAAGGGCAGCTTGGGGGCGAGGACCTCGAAGCCGAGGTGATCCTGTGA
- a CDS encoding AlpA family phage regulatory protein, whose amino-acid sequence MANSANALPETGFLRLPQIVGNPHANPPIPAIVPVCRSAWWLGVREGRYPKPVKLGPRTTAWRIEDIRALIASL is encoded by the coding sequence ATGGCCAACAGCGCCAACGCCCTTCCCGAAACCGGCTTCCTTCGCCTCCCGCAGATTGTCGGCAACCCGCACGCCAATCCCCCGATTCCCGCCATCGTCCCTGTCTGCCGTTCGGCCTGGTGGCTGGGCGTGCGGGAGGGACGCTACCCCAAACCCGTGAAGCTCGGACCGCGCACGACCGCGTGGCGAATCGAGGACATACGTGCACTGATCGCTTCGCTCTGA
- a CDS encoding integrase arm-type DNA-binding domain-containing protein, with product MPLSDTAIRSAKPTEKARKLADEKGLYLLIQPHGAKLWRQKYRFDGKERLLAHGAYPEVSLKDARRLRDEARALLARGVDPSENRKAQKAATSDRAANSFEAVCREWLESRRSTVEPAQHLKTLAHMEKNVFPWLGGKAIADISAADVLAVLRRIDARGARFTAHRVRSEISRAFRYAVATGRAERDPCPDLRGAIPPAKTEHMPAITTPKEVADLLRAIDAFRGTFVVRCALLLAPLLFVRPGELRKAEWSDFELDKGEWRYLVTKTKTDHLVPLASQAVAILRELHALTGARRYVFPGRDPQKTMSDAAVNAALRRMGYDTKTEITGHGFRAMARTILHEELHIKPEVIEHQLAHKVPDALGAAYNRTKFLKERRAMMQTWADYLDALKAGADVIPLRSGAA from the coding sequence ATGCCCCTCTCCGACACCGCGATCCGCAGCGCCAAGCCCACCGAGAAGGCTCGGAAGCTCGCGGACGAAAAAGGCCTGTATCTCCTGATCCAGCCGCACGGCGCAAAGCTCTGGCGGCAGAAGTACCGCTTCGATGGAAAAGAACGGCTGCTCGCGCATGGCGCGTATCCCGAGGTGAGCCTGAAGGATGCCCGCCGCCTGCGCGACGAAGCCCGCGCGTTGTTGGCGCGAGGCGTCGATCCGTCCGAAAACCGCAAGGCGCAAAAAGCGGCGACATCCGACAGGGCGGCGAACTCGTTTGAAGCTGTTTGCCGCGAGTGGCTGGAATCTCGCCGTAGCACCGTAGAGCCGGCGCAGCACCTCAAGACGCTGGCACACATGGAGAAGAACGTTTTCCCCTGGCTTGGCGGCAAGGCAATCGCGGATATCAGCGCCGCCGACGTGCTAGCAGTGCTGCGGCGGATCGACGCACGTGGCGCGCGCTTCACCGCCCATCGAGTCCGAAGCGAAATCAGCAGGGCATTCCGCTATGCCGTGGCGACAGGACGTGCCGAGCGCGATCCCTGCCCCGACCTAAGGGGCGCGATCCCGCCGGCCAAGACTGAGCATATGCCGGCCATCACGACGCCCAAGGAGGTCGCGGATCTCCTGCGCGCCATTGACGCGTTCCGGGGAACATTCGTTGTCCGGTGCGCTCTGCTGCTCGCGCCGCTGCTCTTCGTGCGTCCTGGTGAGCTACGCAAGGCCGAGTGGTCCGACTTCGAGCTGGATAAGGGCGAGTGGCGCTACCTGGTGACCAAGACCAAGACGGATCATCTTGTCCCCCTCGCCTCTCAGGCCGTGGCGATCCTGCGTGAGCTGCACGCGCTGACCGGTGCGCGGCGCTACGTTTTCCCGGGGCGTGATCCGCAAAAGACCATGTCCGACGCGGCAGTCAATGCGGCATTGCGGCGCATGGGCTACGACACCAAGACAGAGATCACCGGCCACGGCTTTCGCGCGATGGCGCGCACGATCCTGCACGAAGAACTGCACATCAAACCCGAAGTGATCGAGCACCAGCTCGCGCACAAGGTGCCCGACGCGCTTGGTGCGGCATACAACCGGACCAAGTTTCTCAAGGAGCGTCGCGCGATGATGCAAACGTGGGCCGACTATCTGGACGCGCTCAAGGCCGGTGCCGACGTAATTCCGCTACGAAGCGGAGCAGCCTGA
- a CDS encoding PAS domain-containing sensor histidine kinase — MKARRSVRRAILAALLTGLLLPALIIGALGAHSLYQDAVDRTVKESLANYGDTLALGLSEPLWAFDRETASALAAAIAQAREVSRIEVQDARMGRFVLIDEPARHTGRSFMTERAILHQGVRIGSVRVEVSDLRAVEAVGRRLRVLALTLLAQTLVAGLLIAWVLDRRLVRPLRRLGTHADAIARGELGTPIAAAHVDEIGELGDRLDATRQSLRAALEHQALQQRQLEHDLAQRRRAELAASQSEQQLRAIVEQSPIAILEISLEGVVQSWNGAAERIFGWPREMAHGKHVRELMEEDGPQALADIFRVVRREAGGWRHVAESRTRAGRAITCQWHMNLLRDERSVPDRILAMVEDISQRRQAEEAQQQMVEALRASEERFSLAFREAPVAMSLVNAQSFIVQDVNLAMVALLGYAREEIVDRDPGDLRLGVDPARNKDLRTRLLDRAEVSDYDYVLKAKQGHQVHVRFWARLIPHNDPPLALHIMIDVTERVRVAQELAELNRTLEARVTERTHELQDMLGQLHRTRDELIQSEKLAALGGLVAGVAHEMNTPIGNALLVASTLRDASHELARRTREGLKRSTLDEFVREADTATDILLRNLDRAGELISSFKQIAVDQTSSQRRNFHLDELANEIIVTLQPSFRKTPFTVANRVPAGLAFDSFPGPLGQVLTNLVNNAVLHGFEHRAQGSVEIRARGLDAELVEIEVADDGQGIPAEHLRKIFDPFFTTKRGNQGSGLGLHIVHNIVTGLLGGQVSVDSGPQGTTMRIVLPRRAPQSPEGGTAAQALG, encoded by the coding sequence ATGAAAGCCAGACGTTCCGTCCGCCGTGCCATCCTCGCCGCACTGCTGACCGGACTGCTGCTCCCCGCCCTCATCATCGGCGCGCTGGGCGCGCATTCCCTGTACCAGGACGCGGTGGACCGCACGGTCAAGGAAAGCCTGGCCAACTACGGCGACACGCTTGCGCTGGGCCTGTCCGAACCGCTCTGGGCCTTCGACCGCGAGACCGCAAGCGCGCTGGCAGCAGCCATCGCACAGGCACGCGAGGTCAGCCGCATCGAGGTCCAGGATGCGCGCATGGGCCGCTTCGTCCTGATCGATGAACCCGCGCGGCACACCGGTCGCAGCTTCATGACCGAGCGCGCCATCCTGCACCAGGGCGTGCGCATCGGCAGCGTGCGGGTCGAGGTCTCGGACCTGCGTGCGGTGGAGGCGGTCGGCCGCCGCCTGCGGGTGCTTGCGCTGACGCTCCTCGCGCAGACACTGGTTGCCGGACTCCTGATCGCCTGGGTGCTGGACCGCCGCCTGGTGCGGCCACTGCGTCGGCTCGGCACGCATGCCGACGCCATCGCGCGCGGCGAACTCGGCACGCCCATCGCCGCCGCCCATGTCGACGAGATCGGCGAGCTCGGCGACCGCCTCGACGCCACCCGGCAATCGCTGCGCGCGGCCCTGGAACACCAGGCGCTGCAGCAGCGCCAGCTCGAACACGACCTCGCCCAGCGGCGCCGTGCCGAGCTGGCGGCCAGCCAGAGCGAGCAGCAGCTGCGCGCGATCGTCGAACAGAGCCCGATCGCGATCCTGGAAATCAGCCTGGAGGGCGTGGTGCAGAGCTGGAACGGCGCGGCCGAACGGATCTTCGGCTGGCCGCGCGAGATGGCGCATGGCAAGCATGTGCGCGAGCTGATGGAAGAGGACGGCCCGCAGGCGCTGGCCGACATCTTCCGCGTCGTCAGGCGCGAGGCCGGCGGCTGGCGCCATGTTGCCGAAAGCCGCACGCGCGCCGGCCGCGCCATCACCTGCCAGTGGCACATGAACCTGCTGCGCGACGAACGCAGCGTGCCCGACCGCATCCTCGCCATGGTCGAAGACATCAGCCAGCGACGCCAGGCGGAGGAAGCCCAGCAGCAGATGGTGGAAGCCCTGCGCGCCAGCGAGGAGCGCTTCTCGCTCGCCTTCCGCGAGGCGCCGGTGGCCATGAGCCTCGTCAATGCGCAGAGTTTCATCGTCCAGGACGTCAACCTCGCCATGGTGGCCCTGCTCGGATACGCGCGAGAGGAGATCGTCGATCGCGACCCCGGCGACCTGCGCCTGGGCGTCGACCCGGCGCGCAACAAGGACCTGCGGACACGCCTGCTCGACCGTGCCGAGGTATCGGACTACGACTACGTCCTCAAGGCCAAGCAGGGGCACCAGGTCCATGTCCGCTTCTGGGCGCGCCTGATTCCGCACAACGATCCGCCGCTTGCGCTGCACATCATGATCGACGTGACCGAGCGGGTCCGGGTGGCGCAGGAACTCGCCGAACTCAACCGCACGCTCGAGGCCCGGGTCACCGAGCGCACCCACGAACTGCAGGACATGCTCGGACAGCTGCACCGCACCCGGGACGAACTGATCCAGTCCGAGAAACTTGCCGCCCTGGGCGGCCTTGTCGCCGGCGTCGCCCACGAGATGAACACGCCGATCGGCAACGCGCTGCTGGTCGCCTCCACCTTGCGCGACGCCTCGCATGAGCTCGCGCGGCGCACCCGTGAAGGCCTCAAGCGCTCGACGCTGGACGAGTTCGTGCGCGAGGCCGACACCGCCACCGACATCCTGCTGCGCAACCTCGACCGCGCGGGCGAACTGATCAGCAGCTTCAAGCAGATCGCGGTCGACCAGACCAGCTCTCAACGCCGCAACTTCCACCTCGACGAACTTGCCAACGAGATCATCGTCACCCTGCAACCGAGCTTCCGCAAGACACCCTTCACCGTGGCAAACCGGGTGCCCGCAGGGCTGGCCTTCGACAGCTTTCCGGGGCCGCTGGGCCAGGTGCTCACCAACCTGGTGAACAACGCGGTCCTGCACGGCTTCGAGCACCGCGCGCAGGGCAGCGTGGAGATCCGGGCGCGCGGCCTGGACGCCGAACTCGTGGAGATCGAAGTCGCCGACGACGGGCAAGGCATCCCGGCCGAGCACCTGCGCAAGATCTTCGACCCCTTCTTCACCACCAAGCGCGGCAATCAGGGCAGCGGGCTGGGCCTGCACATCGTGCACAACATCGTGACCGGCCTGCTCGGCGGCCAGGTCAGCGTCGACAGCGGCCCACAGGGCACGACCATGCGCATCGTGCTGCCGCGGCGTGCGCCGCAATCGCCGGAGGGCGGCACGGCGGCACAGGCCCTCGGGTAG